From a region of the Salvelinus alpinus chromosome 2, SLU_Salpinus.1, whole genome shotgun sequence genome:
- the LOC139549726 gene encoding zinc finger protein 713-like, with product MSSLFYSPPAKEEGVCWTEKEGLWLNIVLKEEKEEEDVTVKKEVEDEAVTLKEEENDAFRVKEEEGVTVKEEEDAVFRVKEGEITITLEEEKEEQEQEEETGDLIKTRERPDSHSDSRKSPSEEPDTETPKPARRHHCSYCGNSFTRLLHLKAHERIHTGEKPFHCSQCEKSFRWLTSLKKHERGHTQEKLYQCSLCGKSFTKLGGLTRHERTHTGGDKTYHCSQCGKRFNRLRHLNKHERIHTQEEKTYHCSHCEKTFSQSEDLKAHERIERLCSDLCF from the exons atgagttcactattctactctcctcctgctaaagaagagggggtctgctggacggagaaagagggtCTGTGGCTGAACATTGTcttgaaagaggagaaggaggaagaggatgttacagtaaaaaaagaagtagaggatgaggctgttaccctgaaagaagaagagaacgACGCGTTCAGAGTTAAAGAGGAGGagggtgttacagtaaaagaagaggaggatgccGTTTTtagagtgaaggagggagagataacTATCAcattggaggaggagaaggaagaacaagaacaggaggaggagacaggagatcTGATTAAGacca gagagagaccagactctcACTCTGACAGCAGAAAGAGTCCTTCAGAGGAACCAGACACAGAGACGCCCAAACCAGCGAGACGACACCACTGCTCCTACTGTGGAAATAGTTTTACCCGATTACTACACCTGAAAGCacatgagagaatacatacaggagaaaagcccttccactgttcccagtgtgaaaagagttttaggtggttaaCGAGTCTGAAAAAGCATGAGAGGGGACACACACAAGAAAAGCTCTACCAATGCTCcctgtgtggaaagagttttaccaaGTTAGGGGGTCTGACTaggcatgagaggacacacacaggaggggATAAGAcctaccactgctcccagtgtggaaagagatttAACCGGTTAAGGCATCTGAATAAGCATGAAAGAATacatacacaggaggagaagacataccactgctctcattgtgagaagacattttcccagtcagaggacctgaaagcacatgagagaatagagagactgtgttctgacttgtgtttttga